The proteins below come from a single Miscanthus floridulus cultivar M001 chromosome 1, ASM1932011v1, whole genome shotgun sequence genomic window:
- the LOC136548313 gene encoding E3 ubiquitin ligase PQT3-like has protein sequence MGVVYYQHKSEKEICSMPVPHAFISVSELKQLIMTSGKHGRGRTRGRATEDIVISNAHTGEEYADERASVPQNTTVLVRRISIPGQLSEKIVLSPTRKVTEECSVPCKSVVTDSSSKSCSSTVVQDEDAAIAAVIDAAELKLEQHPSKRGQGSGRFTSGRNYGPLEGETPPPGYVCRSCGVPGHFIQHCSQENKTPPPGYICYRCRIPGHFIHYCPTIGDPKFDNNKMSRSLVPVVTVSPVDGILDSLVPAAPVSAVDDLPAELHCRLCKKVMRDAVLTSKCCFDSFCDRCIRDYIITESKCICGVKTLADDLIPNHTLRSTISNMLGTQTSSGGSGTARHRSSSGSNPDPKILSHTASAASAREVKQPTDHQLPAASAPDDALHVATEGALVNQPLEKLAATAKILSKDEGNSAEVSAEKAVANAEAPKVKDGSETTSKATTVSGALKHNVTRTDQPKKKRKKADLTKSVQPNNVGYGYNVPFDPAYYNPFINGYPWATEPYMYSSMGMPYTGYPMDPYCVNTFTGMPPQVLAMQGYPASYQRPETEPMHRGGTAATRALSKRPERSERPKDTRLQPQSPEHKRQLVSSHGSESRTRNRTRSSSERREHGHSDRASVEDHSSGKRMRDSSPTYDDKQSSRRSRHGSRSITREEDASDDERNFKRRWGRRSSGGVDTRH, from the exons ATGGGTGTTGTGTATTATCAACATAAGAGTGAAAAGGAAATCTGTTCTATGCCTGTGCCCCATGCTTTTATCTCTGTGTCTGAACTCAAGCAGCTTATCATGACGAGCGGTAAGCACGGCCGTGGGCGAACCCGCGGCCGTGCCACAGAGGATATTGTCATCTCCAACGCCCACACTGGCGAAG AATATGCAGATGAAAGAGCATCCGTACCACAGAACACAACTGTGCTGGTCCGCAGAATTTCCATTCCTGGGCAACTGTCAGAGAAGATCGTCTTGTCCCCCAC GCGGAAAGTCACAGAAGAATGTTCTGTACCTTGTAAGTCAGTCGTTACTGACTCAAGCTCAAAGTCATGTTCCTCCACAGTAGTGCAAGATGAAGATGCTGCAATTGCAGCAGTGATTGATGCTGCTGAACTCAAATT GGAACAGCACCCGTCTAAAAGAGGACAAGGCAGTGGAAGGTTTACATCAGGACGTAACTATGGGCCATTGGAAGGGGAGACACCTCCACCAGGATATGTCTGCCGCTCTTGCGGTGTTCCAGGCCATTTCATTCAACACTGCTCACAGGAAAACAAGACGCCTCCACCTGGATACATTTGCTACAGATGCCGAATTCCAGGGCATTTTATTCACTATTGCCCAACCATTGGCGATCCCAAGTTCGACAATAATAAAATGAGTCGGTCTCTTGTCCCAGTAGTAACTGTCAGTCCTGTCGATGGCATTTTGGATTCACTTGTCCCGGCTGCCCCAGTTAGTGCTGTTGATGATTTGCCAGCAGAGCTCCACTGCCGACTATGTAAAAAAGTGATGAGAGATGCAGTATTGACAAGCAAGTGCTGTTTTGACAGTTTTTGTGATAGAT GCATTCGGGATTATATTATTACAGAGTCGAAGTGCATTTGTGGAGTCAAGACACTAGCAGATGACCTCATTCCCAATCACACACTTCGGAGCACAATCAGCAATATGTTGGGAACACAGACTAGCAGTGGTGGAAGTGGTACAGCAAGGCATAGAAGTTCGTCAGGCAGCAACCCTGACCCCAAAATACTGAGCCACACTGCTTCTGCTGCCTCAGCAAGGGAGGTGAAGCAACCTACAGACCACCAGCTACCAGCAGCATCTGCACCTGATGATGCGCTCCATGTTGCCACAGAAGGTGCTCTAGTGAACCAGCCTCTAGAGAAATTGGCAGCCACTGCCAAAATCCTTAGCAAAGATGAAGGCAATTCTGCAGAAGTGTCAGCAGAGAAGGCTGTAGCAAATGCTGAAGCCCCCAAAGTAAAGGATGGAAGTGAAACGACTTCAAAGGCCACCACTGTTTCAGGGGCCCTGAAACACAATGTCACAAGGACAGATCAACCGAAGAAGAAGCGGAAGAAGGCAGACTTAACTAAGAGTGTTCAACCTAACAATGTTGGCTATGGTTACAATGTTCCATTTGACCCTGCATATTACAATCCCTTCATCAATGGATATCCTTGGGCAACTGAACCTTACATGTATAGCTCAATGGGGATGCCGTACACTGGTTATCCAATGGATCCATATTGTGTGAATACCTTCACTGGCATGCCACCGCAGGTTCTTGCAATGCAAGGCTATCCAGCAAGCTACCAAAG GCCTGAAACTGAGCCCATGCATCGTGGGGGCACTGCAGCTACTAGGGCACTTTCAAAGCGCCCTGAGAGGAGTGAGAGGCCCAAGGACACTCGTCTTCAGCCGCAATCACCAGAGCACAAGCGGCAACTGGTCTCTTCTCATGGCTCAGAATCAAGAACAAGGAACAGAACAAGGTCAAGCTCTGAGAGAAGGGAACATGGGCATTCTGACAGGGCCTCCGTTGAGGATCACTCTAGTGGGAAGCGGATGCGCGATTCCTCTCCAACGTATGACGATAAACAGAGCAGCCGGAGGTCGAGACATGGTTCCAGGAGTATCACCCGTGAGGAGGATGCAAGCGACGATGAACGTAATTTCAAGAGGAGATGGGGTCGCAGATCATCAGGAGGCGTGGACACAAGGCACTGA
- the LOC136473828 gene encoding uncharacterized protein: MATLQLNHIARETSDVVRLAAFYEAVLGFERIPSPTYSGFQVAWLRLPSSPDVALHLIERDPAAAPVAVGPGAEGAPPSQLPRRHHLAFSVADYDGFVTGLKARGTEVFEKTQPDGRTRQVFFFDPDGNGLEVTSAGAGNDK, from the exons aTGGCGACGCTGcagctcaaccacatcgcgcgggAGACCTCCGACGTGGTCCGCCTCGCCGCCTTCTACGAGGCCGTGCTGGGGTTCGAGCGCATCCCTTCGCCCACCTACTCGGGCTTCCAGGTCGCCTGGCTCCGCCTCCCGAGCTCCCCCGACGTCGCGCTCCACCTCATCGAGCGGGACCCCGCCGCGGCACCCGTCGCGGTGGGGCCTGGCGCCGAGGGCGCGCCGCCGTCGCAGCTGCCCCGGCGCCACCACCTCGCCTTCTCCGTCGCCGACTACGACGGGTTCGTGACCGGGCTGAAGGCGCGCGGCACCGAAGTGTTCGAGAAGACGCAGCCAGACGGGCGCACGCGCCAGGTCTTCTTCTTCGACCCCGACG GCAATGGCCTAGAGGTTACTAGCGCTGGTGCAGGCAATGATAAGTGA
- the LOC136473818 gene encoding ferredoxin, chloroplastic-like, whose product MAAASALLLHLATPTPTRSTHLSVRLPSSQLPRRRPPGARIATAQPPRAYKVTIEHGGESRVVEVEKDETILSRALDEGLDVPHDCKLGVCMTCPARLVSGVVDQSDGMLSDDVVAQGYALLCAAYPRSDMYTPLLLISSTGGRAFLENRYCGMPHCQISCVRIEHFPTFGSILRIISTFSG is encoded by the coding sequence ATGGCCGCTGCTTCAGCATTGCTGCTCCACCTCGCGACCCCGACCCCAACTCGCTCCACTCACCTCAGCGTCCGGCTCCCCAGCTCTCAGCTgcctcgccgccggccgccgggggCACGCATCGCCACCGCGCAGCCGCCGCGGGCCTACAAGGTGACGATCGAGCACGGCGGCGAGTCGCgggtggtggaggtggagaagGACGAGACGATCCTGTCCCGCGCGCTGGACGAGGGCCTGGACGTGCCGCACGACTGCAAGCTCGGCGTGTGCATGACGTGCCCGGCGCGGCTGGTCTCCGGGGTGGTGGACCAGAGCGACGGCATGCTCAGCGACGACGTCGTCGCGCAGGGGTACGCGCTGCTCTGCGCCGCCTACCCGCGCTCCGACATGTACACGCCGCTCTTGTTGATTAGTAGTACTGGTGGCAGAGCTTTTCTTGAGAATAGATATTGTGGTATGCCTCATTGCCAAATTTCTTGTGTCAGAATCGAGCATTTCCCAACATTTGGTAGCATACTGCGAATTATCTCCACTTTCAGTGGCTAA